CGTACATACAGTGGCGTGCACTGGTTCTGGGATGGAAGCGCAGGATGTAACTCTGCCTGATGTTCCTGCCGGTGCAATGTACCTGTAGTCCTGTACTATCTACACGGGCGATCGCTCCATGGTGTGCTAATTAACAAGCGCCAGGAGGAGggcctcctttttttttttgggtgcaAAGCAGGATCAGCATGAAGAGGGATGGGAGTGGCAAGCCGATGGCTCATGGCTGGAAACGACGCACGAGCTAGCCCACGTGTGACGCACGCAGTGATGCAGCTGGTCGCGCTGGCTAGCTGGTGCATGCATGCACAGGCACAgccgcatgcatgcatgtacgAATACGATACGATGACCAGCAGCCCACCTCTGACATGTACGGCATGCAGCAGACACAGCTGCGCGCCTGCGCTGATGAATGATGTTGCATGCATGTCCTTCGCAGCAACGTCACTCGTGACCATGCGTCTCATCTCGTGCCATGCCGACCTGGCCCTGCTGCTTCCTGGCTGCTCCTCCCTGGATTCGTGGTGACCGGTCCACGCTCCGGACTTGCCGGAGCCAGGAGCCAGGAGCCAGGAGCCAGGAGCCAGAACCTGCAGCAGGATCTCGGAGGCCCCCACTCCCCAGCGAGGCGCCCGGCAGCTCGATCGGTCTCGAGCGCGTACGTGGTCGCGACGGACGTGTCGTGCACAGGGCGCCGCGAGCGAGCGATCGCCAAGCAGGCACAGGCACGCACGCCCATGCTCCGATCCCATACGGTCTCCGTTCAGACGAGACTTTCTGGGCTCCCGGCGTTACCCCCCGGCGGGACGAGGAGGTCGGCCGTCGGCGAGACGATCCAGCCCACGGCCACGCGCGTATGGGCGCATCCCCGTACCGTCCGAGGAGGACGGACGCGGAGCCACGTCGCGGTCGGCTCGTACATCCCGTCCCGTCGCGCTCCATGGCGCCGGCCGCCACCTCGTGCGCCATGCTCGCCCGCGTGGGGCCGTCCGTGGCGGGGCGCGCCCATGCCCGGGCTGGGCCGCTGCCAGTGGGGCCAGGTGGATCCATCCCCGCTGGCTGACAGTGGGGCCAGGTGGATATATACATGTTTGTATGGTCGTTTGAACGTTCTAGCGAACGGGCCGAGGCCCATTCCAGAGGAGCATGGGCCACCATCAATTCGAAGCTGAGCATGACCAACGCTACGAAAAAGTCAACCGCTTCTTAGAATTTGCCCGGACGTTTCCTGAATCTGACCAGCGTTATTACGCCGTAGTACGCGACACCATTTTGCTCCATTTCTTTTACAGGTTCAGGCTGCATTTAGCGCGTGTACAAGACCCAAGATACGTCTGCTGTGATTGGCTTTGTTTGTCCTTTCTCTATCGCCATCCGAATTTCGGTCCAATTGGTCGTGTTAGCTATAAATGCATGATCCATAAGTCAAGCAACGTTCTTTTCTCTCCATTTTCTTCaaggaaggaaaagaaaagaaaagaaaatagttGCTTCACATGACAATGCGTGAACGCTGAAGTCCAAGTTCTGTATAGAACATAAGCAAGGACACATGGCAAATTCGAGGCTCACACTATGCCTGCTCAACAACAAAAACAAACAGCTTGGTTGAGCCCACATGAAGCACCCGAACGTCAACTCTTGGCTGGCAAGATGATGAAACAACGTGTGGAGTACCCGACAAGTTCATTGATAAGGTGAGCCCTAGGAGGGCCCATCATAAATGTGGCCCAACTCATCAGACTGAACtagcagttttttttttgaaaggtagAGCAGTTATTCATCAGGGTTCATACACTTCTTTCAAGATTGCTAACTaaactcttctttttttttttttgcgaaagagATTGCTAACTAAACTCTAAGCGACGCAAATGATATGTTCTTCATTTATATGCTATATACTGTACATGAGATCTGATGATATATCCTGTTGCGATGGGCCACTTGTCCACACTCCTTGCTCCTTGCTCCTTGCTGATGCTGTGTGCATGGACCGTGGAGTCAGTCGATAGCGTGCAGTTTCTGAAAACTCTTCACAAAAAGTCATCTTCAGGTGTCAAACTTCATTTATGAATGGATGATACTAATTGACGAGCGTCAACCTAATTCTAAAATTTCTGTGGCTGATTGGTTTAGAAGAAGCCAAGTCAAGCACTACAATCGtcgatttggaaaaaaaaaaaggaatttaAGTTCACAAAGCTAGCAGCAGCAGGTGGTCTGAAACTAGTTTCAGGGTTTTGGCAGAGATTATTGACTAGCTAACAAACTGACAGATCAGTACAAGTATTTCGGTACTATTACTGTCAAAGTGTGCAATTTGTCAGAGATGTTCCTTTGTTTGCCGCCACAAGGCCAGAGCAAGACAGCAACAGCTAACGAGGTCAGCACAAAATAGTGTGCTGAATGAATGACTTGACCATCAATGCTTCAAGAGAAGTTGTCGATAGCTGTATAGTGTAGTTTGACAGGTTTAGAATGGATCTTTCATTCTCTTCACCCGTCGATCAAACTAGGTAATGCCAAGTCAAGCTTTTTCTATTTCGAGAGTGAACTTTGGTCAGGAAATGAACAAAGTATATAACAATTTTTCGAGACAAGAACAAAACATAATATGAAAAGATACTGCTGGCATGGGGTTAAGCACAGTAGGAATCCAAGCTGGAGCTGAAGAACTTGTGGTAGTGGCCAAAACTAGCAAGACGATAATAGTGAGCTCACGATGAGTGCAGCAGAAAGCAGTACCGTTGCTTCGTCATCGAGGAGAACAGGCCCAATTATTCTGAAAGCGATGAGTACTATGGTCTTCATGGACCTCTGTCCTTTGCCGGCTTGCCATCATTCTTCCGGAAAAGATACTGACAGCAAGGatattttttcactctctctatcacatcaacagcctgttcgcttgttggtttcagccagcccaaatcagccagccaacagtgttttcctctcacaacaaatcagcaccagccagcccaaaccagctcagaaaccaaccagcgaacaggccgcaaatctttggacacatgcatagagtattaaatgtagataaaaaaataactaattacacagtttgattgtaaattacgagacgaatcttttgagcctagttaggtcatgattggacaataattgtcaaatacaaacgaaaatactatagtgctaaatactgattcctaactccaatctaaacaaggcctaagtaaaCGGATCATAAATGGCGCTCACCCCACACGGTCATCAAATTTGCCTGCAACTGCTGTACCTTTTCTTGTCGATTGAAAATATATATAGGAACCAGCAATTTTGAGCAGAGGCTAGGGATGTTACTCTTTTTTTCTCCCGAGTAATTGGGTCGATCCAAATGAACAAATTCGGATTTCAAAGATAGAAAACTATCCATTGGGTACCCACTTGGCCACTTGCATCCGCAGCACAGGTTGCTGATCAGACATGCATTGAAATCCTGATTAAAACCCCTCCTTTTTTTTGAAATCCTGATAAGTCATAAGATCCCTCAGACTCAGATATGGAAAGGAGGCAAGGAGCCGATGAATCTTTGGTTAGATTAGGCAATTGAGATTAGAATTGGCATGAGCGTCTGGTCTGAACCAACGTTTGACTCCCTTATCCAGTTGGGTAACTTGGGTTCATACACAAAGATCTTTAAGAAGGCGAAACAGTACAGACGATAAATGTTTCTTTTCATTATGTGAaagaaagttttttttaaaaggtGGATTCTCCTTGTACTGTTTAGTGTCGATCACTTGGCCTCTTGGTCTGTAtgtacttcctccattccaattTATTAGTCGTTTCatgaatcttggagagtcaaagcatctcaagtttgactgaAATTATTGAGAAAACTAGAAAGATttgtgacatcaaataggtatactatgaaaatataattaatgaagaatctaatgatacttagttggtatcacaaatgttgttatcttatcatataaattcggtcaaacttgagatgctttgactctacgAGAttgttagaatgacttataatttaggatggagggagtgtTATTTAGTTTGAGATTGTGCTATTCGATAACATCATATTAGTGAAAGTGCATACTTATCTTCAGGTGTCAAACTTCAACTCTGAATCTGTGGTTGATATTTGATAGTAAAACTACTTGTACATACTGTACATCTCCTTATAAACAACGGATTGCAGCACTGATTGATGAGTATCAATCAACCAATTCTATTATAGAAGTTCTATGGGCCAGAAGAAGTGGAAGTTGAGCAATCACTGTCAGTCAAAAAACTTACTAAGTGTGTCTACCCGACAGGTCTGAATTCTGAAACTAGTTTGAGAGCTGCAGGCATAGGTGAGAAGGGTTTTTAATTAATTCGGATAGCAGCACGCGGTGGCTGTACGAACTGTCAAACAGATTTAGTGATTGGTGGAACTACTTGTAGTTGTACTAGCATAGCATTAGCAGCGAAGAAAACGTGGCTGCTGCTGCCAACTGCAATGATGAGCTCGACAATAAGTTCGATCAGGAAGACAATGCACGGAATGAAAGCCCTGCTAGCTGATGCTTCATCATCTAGAACGCCCCTAATTACTCTTTTGAGAGGGATGATTGTATGGTACTAAGACGTGGACATCTCTCTCGCCGTTGCCTTCTCTCTAAACTTCTCACATCACTGCCAAATGCCAATGGAGAGCTTAGCGCGCACACACCCTAGTGAGGCTATCATCTTCGATGAGGCCTCAAGAGTCAAGCCTAGTCACAGTCAACGTCGGCCGTGCCATTAATTGGGCCGGATGGTTTTCGTTGCGGCTCATGCAATGGGCTTCCATGCTTATGCACAAAGACAAAGGGCTAACCTTGCAACTGCTGAATCTTGACAAACCTGCAAAAGAAATTGAAGGGCGGCCACTTCTCTTTCTACCGTTTTGGGTTTCACCCTGTCACAAAAGAGTACAAAGTTGCACACTTTCTTGGTGAGCATCAAAACAATTATTCTCAAGGCACCTTCAATGTCATTCAAGTTTACACGCTCGGTATGTACTATCGAGCAATGTTTTAGCTAACTGAAGATGCTGGAGCTCGCTTGGAAGCATGTTCTAGTGAAGCTACTGCGAGTGCTACTCGGCCACACTCGAAGAGAAAACAAGTGCGAAGCAGTATGGGTATTTCATTTCTGGAGCAGAGGTTTGCCAATCAGGAAAGTCGTATATTTTGTTGAAAAAGGAAGGAAATGGTTACAACCTCAACTTCTATGGTTTCTGAACTgcaaaaggaaaaatagagacaaataaaaaaaacaaagttgCATGAActaaaaaggaaaaatagagagaAATAAAAACAGTTGTACAACCTCAACTTCTAAGGTTTCTGAACCGcaaaaaggaaaaatagagacaaaTAAAAAAACAGTTGTCAAGAATGGGATTCGAACCCATGCCCTTTCGGACCAGTACCTGAAACTGGCGCCTTAGACCAACTCGGCCATCTTGACGTGTTGCTTCTGATTTAGAATATAATCCTTTAAACTATAGCATACAGTTCTTTCAAAGCACTTCAGCTACTTGTACTGTTATGGTAACATCCAGGTAAAAACACTACCATGCGAGAACACGCACTGTTTCCTTCGTGGCGATCTCAACATCCACAATAATTCGTCTACACTACTCCTGCGTCAAATAATATGGCGTACTTCCAACCAACCAACGTACATGAAAGACAAGTAGTGGCCGGCATTGACTTACGTCCCATGTGTGGTCATGTGGTGTGGCAGTTTCACATTTCACTGCAAGTTGGCAAAACTATACTCATTTTTGCAGTGCATTACCTGTTCAGATCCATTGTTCCTTCAACCACCTGGCGTGGCCAAGGAAGTAACATGACCAAGGACTAGTCCGGTGTACTACCTACCATGAGCACACACGTTCACACAACATGACCTAAAAATTCCGAATTCCGATAAAAAACAATGCAACCGAACTCGTAACTGATTGGGCTAGCCTCTGCCCGTTTTCTACAAGAACTCACGCTGTTTCTGCGAAGCCTGAAGCCTGATCCACAGCTAGCATAGCATATTCGCCCTGGACCGGATCCAACTCAATATCTTAATCACGTATGCAGGATACTAATTGGCACATAGTTGTATTATTTAATGCTTTTGCATATAAAGATAGATGTTTAGATAGACACGTCATGTTGGCATGTGTCATGTGTGTGGTCATGTTCTTGCAATACAATGTACTACATTATACCGAGTAGTATATAAGCATTAGCTGGTCGAATAGCTCGCTGCAGCTACACAACAACTTGGTCGCAGGGAAATCGCCAATTGGCAAGGATGAAGCTTGTGAtcgccttcttggtgttgttctCTCTCCTCGCCGTCTCCTCCGCCGCGGAGAAATTCGATTTCTTCTACCTTGTTCAACAGGTGATGCATCATGCGTGTCGTGACCGGAGATCGACCGATCGATCGGCCTCTCGTGATTTTAATCCAGCGACGACGACGAATATATCTAATCTAACATGTGTTCCTGGCTTCCTCCCTCGTTGATGGCATTCATGCAGTGGCCGGGCTCGTTCTGCGACACGCGGCAGGGCTGCTGCTTCCCGGATGACACGAAGCCGGCGGCGGCGTTCGGCATCCACGGGCTGTGGCCCAACTACGCCAAGTGCCGTGGCCGCCAGGGCCTCGCCCGCGCGATGCTCGGCGACGACGCCTTCCTCTCCACCGTGGGGCGGCGGGGCAAGTGCTGGCCGGAGTACTGCGACGACGGCAACGAGCTGAGCCCGTGGGAGATCCGGGACCTGGTGGCGTCGCTGGACCGGAGCTGGCCGACGCTGTCGTGCAAGAACCGGCGCAGCTTCGAGTTCTGGAGCTACGAGTGGAAGAAGCACGGCACCTGCTCCAACCTGGAGCCGCACGACTACTTCGCGCGCACGCTGGCGCTCAAGGCCAAGCACGACCTGGCGGCGATCCTCGCGGACGCCGGGATCGTGCCGTCGGACACCGAGACGTACCCGGTGAGCAGCGTCAGGGACGCCATCGCGCAGGGGACCGGGTTCGTGGCCAACCTGGAGTGCAACcgcgacgcggacggcgaggcGCAGCTGTTCCAGGTGTACCAGTGCGTCGACCGGGACGCCAAGGACCTCATCGACTGCCCGCTCGCCATGCCCACCAAGTGCACCGACCGGGTTAAGTTGCCTGTCTTCTGATTCCAAGTTTATGGCTGCCGTTTGTAAAACGCATGtagatcgatcgatacatgtgatATGTGCGTATGTGATTTACCTTTGCGATTGGAGACCTGTTATGTGTTCACAGCCATCAGCGCAGTCCTGTACGAAGGTTAATTAACCTGGTGGCACTGTATTTAATAATGCGACTTTGTCATTTTTAGTCAAAAACAAGCCTACATAGGCAACCACATATAGCCCTGTTTGACACAGCTCAGCTTCACTGgtgaaactttttttttttttgaaaaatagctCCACGAGTAGTTTTTTAGTGAAGCTGagctgttttgaaaaaaaatgtttAACAAAATAGCTTCATCAACAACTCATCAGAGAGAGAGCTAGGGTAAATTACTATTTTTAGATTCATTCCACTCATGTCTCTATGAGATGAGAAGAAAAACAACCTCACCCATGAAAGCGTTTTGAATATGagtgtttgacaaaaaaaaaaaactcacaacAACTCATGAAACTGTTGTGAGCAGCGCCAAACAGGCACATAATCCTTAGTGCCTCGATTCATACAAAATCGGGTGTTTCCAACAATTTGTTATGTTGTGGGTTGGATTTGAAAATCACAACCCTAGTCCTTCCGGTGCATTGCTCAggtcaatttttttttctttttggcggATGGGATCATGCGAGGAAAAAAGAATAACAAAGCTCAGAAAGGAGACGGAGACCAATTGGAAGGATCGTTTTGAAATGAGAAAGAAGTTGAACTAGTTTCGGGGAAAAAAAAGGAAGAAGTTGAATTTGTGtcgcacaaaaaaaaaaatcgggTGCTCAGTGCAGTTTGGCATAACTCTTGAGTGCCTCATAGACAATCCTTCAATTGCATGCATGAGTGCATGACGACCTTCAAGAGGACACTGTACACTTGTTACAAAATCCAGTGAACGACCCTTTTACTATTATTTTGATTAATAACTACTATGCGATGAATATTGTTAGGACAGTATTATTACACTGACAAACTCTGGATCGTTGGTTAATCTCGTAGACCAAACTTTCAGTTGATAACGCCAAATAAGAACATActactctctttttttcttttcatgtCCCCCCTGAGATCTATCCTCTCTTCGCCTACCTGGCGTGGCCACTAAGCAAGCGAATCAAGTAACGTGAACACAATCACCCAGTTTTGGTTTATAaatcgtattttttcagccaacgaataatatttttctctcctaacaaatcaaccaacagtacttttagtcatggcttataagacaAACCAAGACAAATGTCCATACGCGACCTAGCATTCTAGGAATAGGATTCCCGATTCTGGGAAAACAATGCAAACGAACTCGTAACTGATTGGATCAGGGTATCAGACCTGCCCGTTCGTTTGACCTTCATTTCCTATACATGATGATGATTGATGAACTAATAATTCATATATACACGTTGGTTCCACGAAGCCTGATCCATCGCATATTCGATCGCCTTGGACACCGGAATACCAGATCCATCGCAGTAATATTACTGATCCATCGCTGGCGGTCTGCATGGCGCCATGGCCTCGCTCGATCGTGCCATGCTCGGCGACGACGCCTTCTCCTCCTCTATCTTGGACTCTTTGCGGGGGCTGCGACGCCTGAGCCCCTGGGAGATCCAGGACCCGGTGGCGTCGCTGGATCGGAAGTCCGGAACTGCAGCCCGTTCGACTGGCGATCGTATATCATCGTAGATTATAagctgaaataatattttttttcttatacCAAATCAGCCAAATTGTTTACGACGAAATAAACAGGCATCGTGCCATCGGACGCCATCGCGCCATATAAGACTTTGGCGACCTTATCACTGGACTGGTGCTACTCTTGACCAGGTGAATAAGATCGGGAAGGAAATGTTTCACGTCTGTTTCAGCATTCATCGTCATGATTCACGAAACTGCGGTACTTCATCACAAATTACAAAAGAAGAGAAAATTGGTACTACAAGGGCTTACTCTGTAGGTTACATTTTCGATCCATGGGCCTTTTGCAGGGTGTCCGCCGCTATAGGAAAAAATCCATTTTACTTTTCTCAATTATCGTTTTTATTCCTGAACTCCAAAACAGATAAATGACCTCTCTCAACTTTTATAACCGTTCATTTTACCTCCCTGGCCCGGTTATAGGTGGTTTTCAaagacggttttgtctttttcttttttatttattttggctgaatttttgaaaaatcatagtaaatcacataaaaatcataaaattgaAACTCCAATTTTGTTtgactccatatgagtagatatacatagtgaatatataatatggtatgttttagtacaaagtttttgctgaaACTGTATGTCTATGATTTTTAGTAATTAATTCAAAGCTTGAGTTTCTATGGTCCGATTGTGCTGtaatttttatggtggactaattattaTATGGTTGAAGTATAGTAAAATTTTTATACTCATTAGATCATGTATAactgagttatagatttatttatttttatgcttgttaaatagttttaaaatagttaaaagtgTGTAAAATTAGAAACGAGTATGAACTTTTTACTACAAttaaagcatacaataattagaccATGATAAAAATtccaccataattggaccataaaaactgcaactatgaattaattacagaaaagtatagatgtcgggttcataaacccagggtccctcgaggaTCGGCTTCCATGCCCGGGCTCGGCCCAAGAGAACAAACATATAgatcatgggccagcccaaaaatCTAAAACACAGCGGGCCAGAAGGGTagtccggtcgccgaccggaGGGACTACCCTTAAGAAGCAAGTGCCCGTTCGTCAACTTCTTCAACCCAgctctccgaccagagcactcgcttcaggcaccagccgtctcaagcagtct
Above is a genomic segment from Miscanthus floridulus cultivar M001 chromosome 3, ASM1932011v1, whole genome shotgun sequence containing:
- the LOC136547293 gene encoding ribonuclease 1-like yields the protein MKLVIAFLVLFSLLAVSSAAEKFDFFYLVQQWPGSFCDTRQGCCFPDDTKPAAAFGIHGLWPNYAKCRGRQGLARAMLGDDAFLSTVGRRGKCWPEYCDDGNELSPWEIRDLVASLDRSWPTLSCKNRRSFEFWSYEWKKHGTCSNLEPHDYFARTLALKAKHDLAAILADAGIVPSDTETYPVSSVRDAIAQGTGFVANLECNRDADGEAQLFQVYQCVDRDAKDLIDCPLAMPTKCTDRVKLPVF